Proteins co-encoded in one Euzebya rosea genomic window:
- the leuC gene encoding 3-isopropylmalate dehydratase large subunit, with protein MTAPRTLAEKVWDRHVVSTSPDGPDLLYIDLHLVHEVTSPQAFDGLRLEGRTVRRPDLTLATMDHNVPTTDRSLPVVDQLSKQQMDTLEANCAEFGIRVFNMRSPQQGIVHMIGPELGVTQPGTTIVCGDSHTATHGAFGALAFGIGTSEIEHVLATQTLVQSRPKTMAIEVEGDLPPGTTAKDLILAIIGQIGVDGGIGHVIEYRGEAIRNLSMEGRMTICNMSIEAGARAGLIAPDETTFAYLKGRPHAPQDGDWDAALESWRELVTDEGAEFDTVVRFDATKLVPTVTWGTTPDMSVPVTGNVPTPEETDDADQTRRALDYMGLEGGEAVTDLTLDRIFIGSCTNGRITDLRAAASIIDGQHVADGVRAMVVPGSYPVKLQAESEGLHQVFIDAGFEWREPGCSMCLGMNPDILEPGERCASTSNRNFEGRQGKGGRTHLVSPEMAAAAAIAGHFVDVRDFVANVGQAGGRNGPDEGRPDSGDVRDWTPRESAK; from the coding sequence TCTGGGATCGCCATGTGGTGAGCACCAGCCCCGACGGGCCGGACCTGCTGTACATCGACCTGCACCTGGTGCACGAGGTCACCTCCCCGCAGGCCTTCGACGGCCTTCGCCTGGAGGGACGAACCGTCCGACGGCCCGACCTCACCCTTGCGACGATGGACCACAACGTGCCGACGACCGACCGGTCGCTGCCCGTCGTGGACCAGCTGTCCAAGCAGCAGATGGACACCCTCGAGGCCAACTGCGCCGAGTTCGGTATCCGCGTGTTCAACATGCGCTCGCCGCAGCAGGGCATCGTGCACATGATCGGCCCGGAGCTCGGCGTCACCCAGCCCGGCACGACCATCGTGTGCGGTGACTCCCACACCGCCACCCACGGCGCGTTCGGCGCGCTCGCCTTCGGCATCGGCACCTCCGAGATCGAGCACGTCCTGGCCACCCAGACGCTGGTCCAGAGCCGCCCGAAGACGATGGCCATCGAGGTCGAGGGCGATCTGCCGCCCGGCACCACCGCCAAGGACCTGATCCTCGCCATCATCGGACAGATCGGCGTGGACGGCGGTATCGGCCACGTCATCGAGTACCGCGGCGAGGCGATCCGCAACCTCTCCATGGAGGGGCGGATGACGATCTGCAACATGTCGATCGAAGCGGGCGCCCGCGCCGGCCTCATCGCCCCCGACGAAACCACGTTCGCCTACCTCAAGGGCCGTCCCCACGCCCCGCAGGACGGGGACTGGGACGCGGCGCTGGAGTCCTGGCGCGAGCTGGTCACCGACGAGGGTGCGGAGTTCGACACCGTCGTGCGGTTCGACGCCACAAAGCTGGTCCCGACCGTCACGTGGGGCACCACCCCCGACATGAGCGTGCCGGTCACCGGCAACGTGCCGACGCCGGAGGAGACCGACGACGCCGACCAGACCCGCCGCGCCCTGGACTACATGGGCCTGGAAGGTGGCGAGGCCGTCACCGACCTGACGCTGGACCGCATCTTCATCGGCTCGTGCACCAACGGCCGGATCACCGACCTGCGCGCAGCCGCCTCGATCATCGACGGCCAGCACGTCGCCGACGGCGTGCGCGCCATGGTCGTGCCGGGCTCCTACCCCGTGAAGCTGCAGGCCGAGTCCGAGGGCCTGCACCAGGTCTTCATCGACGCCGGCTTCGAGTGGCGCGAGCCGGGCTGCTCGATGTGCCTCGGCATGAACCCCGACATCCTCGAGCCGGGCGAGCGGTGCGCGTCGACGTCCAACCGCAACTTCGAGGGACGCCAGGGCAAGGGTGGCCGCACCCACCTGGTCAGCCCCGAGATGGCGGCCGCCGCCGCGATCGCCGGACACTTCGTCGACGTTCGCGACTTCGTCGCGAACGTCGGACAGGCGGGGGGGCGAAACGGGCCTGACGAAGGAAGGCCCGATTCGGGCGATGTGCGTGACTGGACCCCCCGGGAGAGTGCCAAGTGA
- the leuD gene encoding 3-isopropylmalate dehydratase small subunit: protein MTTVEGRMVPLDRADVDTDQIMPKQFLKRIERTGFGEFVFDDWRQDPDFVLNDERYAGATILVTGPNFGSGSSREHAPWGLQQFGFEAIVAPSFADIFRSNCAKIGLLCVQLDEKVVRQLIELAESAPETVCTVDLPQQHLEAGEVSEDFAFEAHAKHMLVNGLDQIGLTLEGADAIEAFEANRPAFMPVTA, encoded by the coding sequence GTGACCACCGTCGAAGGCCGCATGGTCCCCCTGGACCGCGCCGACGTCGACACCGACCAGATCATGCCCAAGCAGTTCCTCAAGCGGATCGAGCGGACCGGCTTCGGCGAGTTCGTCTTCGACGACTGGCGCCAGGACCCCGACTTCGTCCTCAACGACGAGCGGTACGCCGGCGCCACGATCCTCGTGACCGGGCCGAACTTCGGCTCGGGGTCCTCCCGCGAGCACGCACCGTGGGGCCTGCAGCAGTTCGGCTTCGAGGCCATCGTCGCCCCGTCGTTCGCCGACATCTTCCGCAGCAACTGCGCCAAGATCGGCCTGCTCTGCGTGCAGCTCGACGAGAAGGTCGTCCGGCAGCTGATCGAGCTGGCCGAGTCCGCCCCGGAGACGGTCTGCACCGTCGACCTGCCCCAGCAGCACCTCGAGGCCGGTGAGGTCAGCGAGGACTTCGCCTTCGAGGCCCACGCCAAGCACATGCTGGTCAACGGCCTCGACCAGATCGGCCTGACGCTGGAGGGTGCCGACGCCATCGAGGCGTTCGAGGCCAACCGGCCCGCCTTCATGCCGGTCACCGCCTGA